From the Gramella sp. Hel_I_59 genome, one window contains:
- a CDS encoding M3 family metallopeptidase, with protein MKKKLRTGLSMIALFAIISQSSAQENNQEIMQNPLLKEWQGPYEGVPAFDKMEVSLVKPAIRKGMESHLEEINQIANNTAEATFENTIIPMEKAGKELDRAFTYYGIYSSNVSSPEFRAVQKELAPEISEYSSKISQNEALFKRIKTVYENSQQKPLDSAEQRVIDLVYEEFAMQGADLSEEDKKRYAEINKELSALYTKFSSNVLADEENYVIYLTKDQTGGLPESYVKSAAKAAEDRDHKGSYAVTNTRSSMDPFLTYSTERELREKVWKNYYSRGDNNDEFDNKETIQKILKLRDERVELLGFDNYAQWRLQNRMAKNPENAMDLMMQVWPAALARVKEEVADMQKVADSENADITIKPWDYRFYAEKVRKEKYDLDSEEVKQYLELGNLTQALFFTAGELFNFAFTPVENNSVPVFHEDVNVWEVSDKDSGEIVGLWYLDPYARQGKRSGAWATTYRGYTKLTGEKPVLASNNSNFIEPAPGEPVLVSWDDAETFFHEFGHALHFLSANVEYPTLNGGVRDYTEFQSQLLERWLSTDKVINQFLRHHETNEVIPEALVAKIKKASTFNQGFGTTEFLASAIMDMKYHTTDPDKIDPAKFEKETLKELNMPEEIVMRHRTPHFGHVFSGEGYASGYYGYLWADVLTADAAEAFAEAEGGFYDKEVARKLVKYLFAPRNAMDPADAYKKFRGRDAEIDALMRDRGFPVPESSKTTED; from the coding sequence ATGAAAAAGAAATTACGAACAGGCTTGAGTATGATTGCGCTATTTGCGATAATAAGTCAGTCCAGTGCTCAGGAAAATAATCAGGAAATTATGCAAAATCCATTGCTAAAAGAATGGCAGGGCCCTTATGAAGGAGTTCCGGCTTTTGACAAAATGGAAGTTTCACTTGTAAAGCCAGCTATTCGGAAGGGAATGGAATCCCATCTGGAAGAAATTAACCAGATCGCTAACAATACTGCTGAAGCTACCTTTGAAAACACCATTATTCCAATGGAAAAAGCAGGTAAGGAACTGGATCGTGCTTTTACCTATTATGGTATCTATAGCAGCAATGTTTCCAGCCCGGAATTTAGAGCAGTTCAGAAAGAACTGGCTCCAGAGATTTCAGAATATTCCTCAAAAATCAGTCAGAATGAAGCTTTATTCAAACGAATTAAAACGGTCTATGAGAATTCTCAGCAGAAGCCGTTAGATTCCGCAGAACAAAGAGTGATCGATCTTGTATATGAAGAGTTCGCTATGCAGGGAGCAGACCTAAGTGAGGAAGACAAAAAGCGTTATGCAGAGATCAACAAGGAACTTTCTGCATTATATACTAAGTTTTCAAGCAACGTATTGGCAGATGAAGAGAACTATGTGATCTATCTTACAAAAGATCAAACTGGTGGACTGCCTGAATCATATGTGAAATCTGCCGCTAAAGCTGCTGAAGACCGTGATCATAAAGGTTCATATGCAGTTACCAATACAAGATCTTCCATGGATCCATTTCTTACCTATTCTACGGAAAGAGAACTGCGTGAAAAGGTATGGAAGAACTACTATTCACGAGGTGACAATAATGATGAATTTGATAACAAAGAAACCATTCAAAAGATCCTGAAGCTTAGAGATGAGCGAGTAGAATTACTTGGTTTCGATAATTATGCGCAGTGGCGTTTACAGAATCGTATGGCAAAAAATCCTGAAAATGCCATGGATCTAATGATGCAGGTATGGCCAGCGGCTTTGGCAAGAGTTAAAGAAGAGGTAGCAGACATGCAGAAGGTTGCAGACTCTGAGAATGCCGATATAACTATTAAGCCATGGGATTATAGATTCTATGCTGAAAAAGTTAGAAAAGAAAAATATGATCTGGATAGTGAAGAAGTAAAACAATACCTGGAATTAGGCAATCTGACTCAGGCGTTATTTTTCACAGCTGGTGAATTGTTCAATTTTGCCTTTACTCCAGTAGAGAATAATAGTGTGCCCGTCTTTCATGAGGATGTGAACGTTTGGGAAGTAAGCGATAAAGATTCGGGTGAAATTGTAGGATTATGGTACTTGGATCCATATGCGCGACAGGGAAAACGCTCTGGAGCATGGGCAACTACTTACAGAGGTTATACCAAGCTAACAGGAGAAAAACCAGTATTGGCTTCTAACAACTCCAACTTTATTGAACCTGCTCCGGGTGAACCAGTACTTGTTTCCTGGGATGATGCTGAAACATTTTTCCATGAATTTGGTCATGCCCTGCACTTTTTATCGGCTAATGTTGAGTATCCTACCTTGAACGGTGGCGTACGTGATTATACTGAATTTCAATCGCAATTACTGGAGAGATGGTTGTCTACAGACAAGGTGATCAACCAGTTTCTAAGACATCATGAAACCAATGAAGTGATTCCTGAAGCATTGGTTGCAAAGATCAAGAAAGCTTCTACTTTCAACCAGGGATTTGGTACGACCGAATTTTTAGCTTCTGCGATCATGGATATGAAGTATCATACGACAGATCCAGACAAGATCGATCCTGCAAAATTCGAAAAGGAAACTTTAAAAGAGCTTAATATGCCGGAAGAGATCGTAATGCGTCATAGAACGCCTCATTTTGGACATGTGTTCTCCGGTGAAGGTTATGCTTCCGGTTATTACGGATATCTATGGGCAGATGTCTTAACTGCTGATGCTGCGGAAGCTTTTGCTGAAGCTGAAGGTGGTTTCTATGATAAGGAAGTTGCTCGCAAGCTGGTGAAATATCTTTTTGCACCTAGAAATGCGATGGATCCTGCAGATGCTTACAAGAAATTCCGTGGAAGGGATGCCGAAATTGATGCGTTGATGCGTGATCGTGGTTTTCCTGTTCCTGAAAGTTCAAAAACCACTGAAGATTAA
- a CDS encoding AraC family transcriptional regulator, producing MKTYHLEINDVDDFIPELAKTVGIDHSEHLGEFSLFIPDSIGDGNIRGINFPNGIGLYMYHVTVREDTELRISHPTIKPIRFIYCLDGMIGSSFDFIGAEDLVNEHEFVIAAPKSKETYNITLKKDIETTLCYLEIDRLKFQEYFSFDLHELEPIFYKLFSDVQAHNRVSTLGNISLQTSQIIKEIKTSDLTGFPRINFVGAKSLEILSYMLNRFKKEDQQTQNELKDKDRAAVEKVVKYIDSNLAQAGTVNELAQIAGVNTNKLQEVFQKVYGKTVNEYVRDIRLTKALHMLSSGKKNVSEVVYELGLSSRSYFSKIFKKKYGVSPRKVLSKNELPTK from the coding sequence ATGAAGACTTATCATTTAGAAATAAATGATGTGGATGATTTTATTCCTGAACTTGCGAAGACTGTAGGAATAGATCATTCGGAACACCTCGGCGAATTCTCTCTATTTATACCTGACTCTATTGGCGATGGAAACATTCGTGGAATTAATTTTCCTAATGGTATAGGTCTATATATGTATCATGTGACGGTTCGTGAAGACACAGAACTTAGAATTTCCCACCCAACTATAAAGCCGATTCGCTTTATCTATTGTCTGGATGGAATGATTGGAAGTAGTTTTGATTTTATAGGTGCTGAAGACCTCGTAAACGAACATGAATTTGTGATCGCCGCTCCAAAAAGCAAGGAGACTTATAATATTACCTTGAAGAAGGATATAGAAACCACGCTCTGTTACCTGGAAATTGATCGTTTAAAATTTCAGGAATATTTTAGTTTTGACCTTCATGAACTTGAGCCAATTTTCTACAAACTATTTAGTGATGTACAGGCTCATAATCGGGTTTCAACTTTGGGAAACATTAGTCTTCAAACTAGCCAGATTATTAAAGAAATTAAAACATCTGATCTTACGGGTTTTCCAAGGATTAATTTTGTGGGAGCAAAATCTCTGGAGATCCTGAGCTATATGCTGAATCGTTTTAAAAAGGAGGATCAGCAAACCCAGAATGAACTAAAAGATAAAGACCGGGCGGCTGTAGAAAAAGTTGTTAAGTATATAGATTCCAATCTCGCCCAGGCTGGAACCGTGAACGAACTGGCACAGATTGCCGGCGTTAACACGAACAAACTTCAGGAAGTTTTTCAGAAGGTATATGGGAAAACCGTGAATGAATACGTGCGGGATATACGCCTTACAAAGGCTCTACATATGCTTTCTTCAGGAAAAAAGAACGTTAGTGAGGTTGTTTATGAATTAGGATTATCCAGCCGAAGTTACTTTTCAAAGATCTTCAAGAAAAAATACGGAGTTTCTCCAAGGAAAGTACTTTCCAAAAATGAATTACCAACTAAATAA
- a CDS encoding FtsX-like permease family protein, giving the protein MSSERSSAGFPWLLKMALRDGKASSRKLFLFIASIVLGIAAVVSIQSFSANLKRNISLQSKSLMGADYIIDSDKLPTEKVYGIIDSLGGAEAREISFASMAAFPGNQGTKLMQVRGIEGGFPFYGEIETTPPEAGNNFKESEVALVDATVMLQLGLEIGDFVKIGNTSLEIGGALNNVPGSSSIFSSIAPPLLVPFSAIEKSGLVQTGSRIDYRYYFTAPESLDMEKFDEELDPILDENDADLDTHLSTSQRLGRRYENFAKFLNLVAFIALLLGCVGIASAIHIYIKEKVASIAILKCLGASRKQSFQIFLIQVIVIGLIGSVIGTLLGLGLQELFPYLLQDLLPVEIDLQISPLVILTGIILGVSMSVLFALYPLLTTLNISPLQTLRMQQSAGSNKKYKILVSVAVIIFIWIFAFWLLDNWLYAIWFVLGLAITFAILSGFAALIMKLLKRYFPKNWGFPARQSVLNLYRPQNQTLILILAIGIGTFLISTLYFTRDLLLAQTTLESQQNTPNMILLDVQSEQKEEVEQVMDSSNLELLQNIPIVTMRVIELKGRSANEIRKDTSSTINNWVLDHEFRTTYRNSLAEGEEILDGKWQANFNGEGLIPISISDNLAEDAEATIGDQMIFNVQGVQLETEVASIRRVDWSNMQINFSILFPTGVLEDAPQFTVMTTRVEDDNSSAKLQQKLVQQFPNVTIIDLRQVLKVVEEILGKISWLINFMAFFSILTGIIVLIGAVRTSKYQRIRESVLLRTLGAKNRQILKILGLEYLFLGILGSLSGILLSLISSFLIGYFLFDTTFIPSWIPFLVVFPAITALVVIIGLANSYSVVKSPPLAVLRKELG; this is encoded by the coding sequence ATGAGTTCAGAAAGATCCAGCGCTGGTTTTCCTTGGCTATTAAAAATGGCTTTAAGGGATGGGAAAGCTAGCAGTCGAAAATTGTTTTTATTTATCGCATCGATCGTACTTGGAATTGCTGCGGTAGTTTCAATACAATCTTTTAGCGCTAACCTCAAACGGAATATCTCTCTACAATCGAAATCCCTGATGGGTGCCGATTATATTATTGACAGCGATAAACTTCCTACGGAAAAAGTTTACGGTATTATCGATTCTCTTGGAGGCGCAGAAGCAAGAGAGATTAGCTTCGCCTCTATGGCAGCTTTTCCTGGGAACCAGGGAACAAAATTAATGCAGGTTCGGGGAATAGAAGGTGGTTTCCCATTTTATGGAGAAATTGAAACTACACCTCCCGAAGCAGGAAATAATTTTAAAGAGTCTGAGGTTGCCCTGGTGGATGCCACGGTCATGCTACAATTGGGACTTGAAATTGGCGATTTTGTAAAAATTGGAAATACAAGTTTGGAAATTGGCGGAGCATTAAACAATGTTCCTGGCAGTTCCAGCATTTTTAGTTCTATAGCTCCTCCTCTACTGGTGCCCTTTTCTGCCATAGAAAAGTCGGGACTGGTCCAAACCGGTAGCCGAATTGATTACAGGTACTATTTTACCGCTCCGGAAAGTCTTGATATGGAAAAGTTTGATGAAGAACTTGATCCTATACTTGATGAGAACGATGCAGATCTGGACACTCACCTATCTACTAGTCAGAGATTAGGGAGACGTTATGAGAATTTTGCAAAGTTCCTAAACCTGGTTGCTTTCATTGCGCTATTACTTGGTTGTGTTGGAATAGCCAGCGCCATACATATCTATATAAAAGAAAAAGTTGCATCGATCGCTATTTTAAAATGCCTGGGAGCTTCCAGAAAACAAAGTTTTCAAATCTTTTTGATTCAGGTAATCGTTATTGGATTGATCGGGTCTGTAATTGGAACCCTCTTAGGACTCGGATTGCAGGAATTATTTCCCTACTTGTTGCAGGATCTTTTGCCGGTAGAAATAGATCTCCAAATTTCACCTCTTGTAATTCTTACAGGAATTATTCTTGGGGTAAGCATGTCGGTTCTTTTTGCTTTATACCCACTACTTACTACCCTAAATATATCTCCTTTGCAGACTCTACGCATGCAGCAATCTGCAGGATCGAACAAAAAGTATAAAATCTTGGTGTCAGTCGCAGTCATAATTTTCATCTGGATCTTTGCATTCTGGTTACTCGATAATTGGTTATATGCGATCTGGTTCGTTCTGGGCCTGGCAATCACCTTTGCTATTTTGAGCGGATTTGCAGCTTTGATCATGAAATTGCTGAAAAGGTATTTTCCGAAGAACTGGGGATTCCCGGCAAGACAAAGTGTTTTAAATCTTTATCGGCCACAAAATCAAACGCTCATTCTCATTCTTGCTATTGGAATTGGAACATTTTTAATAAGCACTTTATACTTTACCAGGGATCTGCTTCTGGCTCAAACTACATTGGAGAGTCAGCAGAATACTCCAAATATGATCTTGCTGGACGTTCAAAGTGAGCAAAAAGAAGAGGTTGAACAGGTAATGGACAGTAGCAACCTGGAGCTTTTACAGAACATTCCCATTGTCACTATGCGTGTTATTGAGCTGAAAGGTAGAAGCGCGAACGAAATTCGCAAGGATACCAGCAGTACGATCAATAACTGGGTTCTGGATCACGAATTCAGGACTACCTACAGGAACTCTCTTGCTGAAGGTGAAGAAATTCTGGATGGAAAATGGCAAGCTAATTTTAATGGAGAAGGTCTTATTCCAATCTCTATAAGTGATAATCTTGCTGAAGATGCCGAGGCCACAATTGGAGATCAAATGATATTTAATGTTCAGGGTGTTCAGCTGGAAACTGAAGTTGCGAGTATTCGTAGAGTGGACTGGAGTAATATGCAGATCAATTTTTCAATTTTATTCCCGACCGGTGTTCTGGAGGATGCTCCGCAATTCACAGTAATGACAACGCGGGTTGAAGACGATAATTCTTCAGCGAAGCTTCAGCAGAAACTGGTACAGCAATTTCCTAATGTGACCATTATCGATCTAAGACAGGTTCTAAAAGTTGTGGAAGAAATTCTTGGTAAGATTTCCTGGCTAATCAATTTTATGGCATTTTTCAGTATTCTTACTGGTATCATCGTACTCATTGGTGCAGTTAGAACCAGTAAATATCAAAGAATTCGCGAGAGTGTACTACTAAGAACCCTTGGTGCCAAGAACAGGCAGATCTTAAAAATCCTGGGGCTGGAATACTTATTTCTGGGAATCCTGGGAAGCCTTTCCGGAATATTACTTTCCTTGATCTCCAGTTTTCTAATTGGTTATTTCCTGTTCGATACTACGTTTATACCTTCATGGATTCCATTTTTAGTAGTGTTCCCTGCGATTACTGCATTGGTGGTAATTATTGGACTTGCGAATAGTTATAGTGTAGTAAAAAGTCCACCTCTGGCTGTACTTCGGAAGGAGTTAGGATAA
- a CDS encoding ABC transporter ATP-binding protein, with translation MAKILRVENLSKTYNNGSKKLVILDKINFDIEEGETFAIVGPSGSGKTTLLGLSAGLDRSDEGTIELCGENLSQLDEDGRAALRNRHVGFVFQNFQLIPTLTALENVAVPLELRGDSSAEHEATALLEKVGLKDRMHHYPTQLSGGEQQRVALARAFCNKPRILFADEPTGNLDEATGQNVIDLLLTLNKDLGTTLVIVTHDMELAQKTQRILKLRGGKVQELQTQV, from the coding sequence ATGGCAAAAATTTTAAGGGTTGAAAATCTCAGCAAAACCTATAATAATGGTAGTAAAAAGCTGGTCATCCTGGACAAGATCAATTTTGATATTGAAGAAGGAGAAACTTTTGCTATCGTTGGCCCTTCAGGTAGTGGGAAAACAACTTTACTTGGCCTGAGTGCAGGACTTGATCGAAGTGATGAAGGCACTATAGAACTCTGCGGCGAAAATCTAAGTCAACTTGATGAAGATGGTCGCGCTGCCTTGAGGAACAGGCATGTTGGATTCGTATTTCAGAACTTTCAGCTTATCCCAACCCTTACGGCTCTTGAAAATGTTGCTGTTCCATTGGAACTTCGTGGAGATTCGAGTGCAGAACATGAAGCCACAGCCCTTCTGGAAAAAGTTGGTTTAAAGGATAGAATGCATCATTACCCAACACAATTATCTGGAGGGGAACAACAGAGAGTTGCACTTGCCCGGGCATTTTGTAATAAACCCAGGATACTTTTTGCAGATGAGCCAACGGGCAACCTGGATGAAGCTACTGGACAAAATGTGATCGATCTGCTTTTAACACTGAATAAGGATTTGGGTACAACCCTGGTAATAGTTACCCATGATATGGAACTAGCGCAGAAAACGCAGCGAATTCTTAAGCTTCGAGGGGGAAAAGTTCAGGAACTACAAACCCAGGTTTAA
- a CDS encoding arylesterase: MNTAPIFRSFQIFTLSLVLLLNLSCGNEKKSVAAEEKSATEESEDNSEEENSKTILFFGDSITAGYGLETDEAFPNLIQQRLDSLGFDYTVINAGLSGETTAGGLNRIDWVLKQNVEIFVLELGANDGLRGVPLAETRSNLNKIVDYVQEKNSETKIILAGMQIPPNLGADYTTEFRNLFPELAKKENIYLIPFILDGVAGDPELNQQDGIHPTAEAQPILVENIWETLEPLLKN; this comes from the coding sequence ATGAATACTGCACCTATCTTTCGAAGCTTTCAAATCTTTACGCTTAGTTTAGTTTTACTGCTGAATCTATCCTGCGGAAACGAAAAAAAATCGGTTGCAGCTGAAGAGAAATCTGCTACTGAAGAATCTGAGGATAATTCAGAAGAAGAAAATTCTAAAACGATCCTCTTTTTTGGAGATAGTATTACTGCAGGCTACGGGCTTGAGACCGATGAAGCTTTCCCGAATCTAATTCAGCAGCGACTCGATTCTCTTGGGTTTGATTACACGGTGATCAATGCAGGGCTTAGTGGAGAGACTACCGCTGGGGGATTGAACCGAATCGATTGGGTGCTAAAACAGAATGTGGAGATTTTTGTTCTGGAGCTTGGTGCGAATGATGGATTACGCGGTGTTCCTTTGGCTGAAACCAGGTCTAATCTAAATAAGATCGTAGATTATGTTCAGGAGAAAAATTCAGAAACTAAGATCATTCTTGCCGGAATGCAGATCCCACCAAATCTTGGAGCAGATTATACTACAGAATTCAGAAACCTATTTCCAGAGCTTGCCAAAAAAGAAAATATTTATTTGATACCATTTATACTGGATGGTGTCGCTGGCGATCCGGAACTTAATCAGCAGGATGGGATTCATCCAACGGCCGAAGCTCAGCCAATTTTAGTGGAAAATATCTGGGAAACTTTAGAACCCCTTCTTAAAAACTAA
- a CDS encoding CDGSH iron-sulfur domain-containing protein, with the protein MSKTKLTVNSNGSLKVEGDFEIVDKNGNIYDLGGRDLVSVCRCGLSKNKPFCDGAHRNHFEHEAIAFDLPPKKK; encoded by the coding sequence ATGTCGAAAACAAAATTAACAGTCAATAGTAATGGATCCCTTAAAGTAGAAGGAGATTTCGAAATTGTAGATAAGAATGGTAATATATATGACCTGGGTGGAAGAGACCTGGTTTCAGTATGTAGATGTGGATTGTCGAAAAATAAGCCATTTTGTGACGGAGCTCATCGAAATCATTTTGAGCACGAAGCAATAGCTTTTGACTTACCTCCAAAAAAGAAATAA
- a CDS encoding type 1 glutamine amidotransferase domain-containing protein, producing MKVLFVLTSHDKLGDTGNKTGFWIEEFANPYYSLLDKGVEITVATPKGGKAPIDPTSDSEDNQTEDTKRFKDDEAAQKVINNTHKLSDVKEQDFDGVFYPGGHGPLWDLSNDEKSIKLIESFNEAGKPIAFVCHAPAALKNVKAKDGNALVKGKKVTGFTNSEEEAVQLTDVVPFLVEDMLKENGGIYSKEADWNEYAVTDGHLITGQNPQSSGAVASRLYDMLK from the coding sequence ATGAAAGTTTTATTTGTACTTACATCACACGATAAATTAGGAGATACTGGAAACAAAACTGGTTTCTGGATCGAAGAATTCGCTAATCCATATTATAGCCTGTTAGACAAAGGTGTTGAAATTACTGTTGCAACTCCAAAAGGAGGAAAGGCACCCATTGATCCTACCAGTGATTCTGAAGATAATCAAACGGAAGATACCAAACGATTCAAAGACGATGAAGCTGCGCAGAAAGTGATCAATAATACGCATAAGCTTTCTGATGTTAAGGAGCAGGATTTTGATGGAGTGTTTTATCCAGGAGGACATGGACCACTTTGGGATCTATCTAATGATGAAAAATCTATTAAGCTAATTGAGAGCTTCAACGAAGCTGGAAAACCAATTGCATTTGTATGCCATGCGCCTGCAGCTTTGAAAAATGTGAAAGCGAAGGATGGTAACGCTCTTGTAAAAGGTAAAAAAGTAACCGGATTTACAAATTCTGAAGAGGAAGCGGTTCAACTAACCGATGTTGTACCATTCTTAGTAGAGGATATGCTAAAGGAAAATGGAGGAATCTATTCCAAGGAAGCTGACTGGAATGAGTATGCAGTTACAGACGGTCATTTGATTACAGGACAAAATCCGCAATCTTCTGGAGCAGTTGCTTCCAGATTATATGATATGCTGAAATAA
- a CDS encoding (2Fe-2S)-binding protein, translating into MAAITLSINDKEHSFDIDPNTPLLWVLRDHLNLVGTKFGCGIAQCGACTVHFNGNAIRSCQLPVSSAAGNKITTIEGLSENGDHPVQKAWLEHDVPQCGYCQAGQIMSATALLNRNPNPTDSEIENAMNGNVCRCGTYTRIKAAIKTASSSQAV; encoded by the coding sequence ATGGCGGCAATTACTCTTAGCATTAATGATAAAGAACATTCTTTTGATATAGATCCCAATACACCATTACTATGGGTTTTGAGAGATCATTTGAATCTGGTAGGCACAAAATTTGGCTGCGGAATCGCTCAATGTGGCGCTTGCACTGTGCATTTTAATGGCAATGCTATAAGATCCTGTCAGCTGCCGGTATCTTCGGCAGCAGGAAATAAAATTACTACAATCGAAGGTCTTTCTGAAAACGGAGATCACCCCGTTCAGAAAGCCTGGCTGGAACATGATGTTCCGCAATGTGGATACTGCCAGGCTGGCCAGATCATGTCTGCAACTGCACTGCTGAACCGGAATCCCAATCCTACAGATTCTGAGATAGAGAATGCTATGAATGGGAACGTTTGTAGGTGTGGAACCTATACCCGAATCAAAGCAGCCATCAAAACAGCATCCAGTTCTCAGGCAGTTTAA
- a CDS encoding molybdopterin cofactor-binding domain-containing protein has translation MSKVKTTFGRRSFIKSVSIASGGLIIGFNWMACKGPAEEGSEELAMQMPDEWFELNGYLKIGDNGIVTIYSPNPEIGQNVKTSMPMIVAEELDVDWNNVIVEQAPLNTEIFTRQLAGGSQSIRQGWQSLRTAGATARYMLVAAAAKQWEVPQEEITVNNGMIEHAKSGQKIGFGDIAKSAASIEVPEEVSLKENTDFKIIGTSRKNVDARKIVTGQPLYGLDTQRDGMLIAMVMQPPAFGMEFKNMNAEKAKGLPGITDIFTIDTYPEDMEKEWSDVGSFSKLVVIVGETTWQVMQARKELDVEWDLNPELTKEIEILEKSAGMQDASGLESSDIHNSLMAEAGSKNAEVVRKDGDPEKAFKNAARVIERSYTCPFLAHNCMEPMNFFANVSNGKAELIGPIQTPEYAEKSVQKRLGLDLENIDIQMTRMGGGFGRRLYGHFLVEAAVISEKVGAPIKLVYTREDDMTNGVYRPAYHVTYKAALDANKQLTAFHVTAGGIPESPLFANRFPAGAIDNYLAESWVVESNISVGAFRAPRSNFIAGAEQSFLDELAEEMDKDPIEFRLEMLEKAKNKPVGENNDYDPERYAGVLKLARDKSGWNSNSTMARGVSAYYCHNSYVAQILDMTVENNQPLIDKVTCAVDCGIVVNPEAAKNMVEGGTIDGIGHALFSEMTFAEGAPQQNNFDGYRLIRHKEAPKKIDVHFVENGIDPTGLGEPPFPPVQGALANALYKATGKRFYKQPFITGLQGDLKT, from the coding sequence ATGAGTAAAGTAAAAACAACATTTGGACGTAGATCCTTTATAAAGAGTGTTTCTATCGCTAGTGGCGGACTAATAATTGGCTTTAACTGGATGGCTTGTAAAGGCCCGGCGGAAGAAGGCAGTGAAGAACTGGCGATGCAAATGCCAGACGAATGGTTCGAATTGAACGGCTATCTTAAAATTGGGGATAATGGTATCGTAACCATCTATTCACCAAATCCTGAAATTGGTCAGAATGTAAAGACTTCTATGCCTATGATCGTGGCAGAGGAACTTGATGTCGACTGGAATAATGTAATTGTAGAGCAGGCTCCGCTAAATACTGAAATTTTTACAAGGCAACTTGCTGGAGGGAGTCAATCTATTAGACAGGGCTGGCAATCTTTAAGAACAGCCGGTGCCACTGCAAGATATATGCTGGTTGCAGCGGCTGCAAAACAGTGGGAAGTCCCTCAGGAAGAAATTACGGTTAACAATGGTATGATCGAACATGCCAAATCCGGACAGAAAATTGGATTTGGAGACATTGCAAAATCGGCTGCCTCGATTGAAGTTCCTGAGGAAGTAAGCTTAAAGGAAAATACAGATTTCAAGATCATTGGTACATCCAGAAAAAATGTAGATGCCAGAAAGATCGTGACCGGGCAGCCTTTATATGGACTGGACACCCAAAGAGATGGAATGCTTATCGCAATGGTGATGCAGCCACCAGCTTTTGGAATGGAATTTAAAAATATGAATGCTGAAAAGGCTAAAGGCCTACCTGGTATTACTGATATTTTCACCATCGATACCTATCCTGAAGACATGGAGAAGGAATGGAGTGATGTTGGCTCGTTCTCGAAACTTGTCGTTATCGTTGGAGAAACCACCTGGCAGGTGATGCAGGCAAGAAAAGAACTGGATGTTGAATGGGATCTTAATCCTGAACTTACCAAAGAAATCGAGATTCTGGAGAAGTCGGCTGGAATGCAGGATGCAAGCGGACTCGAAAGTAGCGATATACACAACTCATTAATGGCAGAAGCAGGTAGTAAAAATGCTGAAGTTGTAAGAAAAGATGGAGATCCTGAAAAAGCATTTAAGAATGCGGCGAGAGTGATCGAGAGGTCTTATACCTGCCCGTTCCTGGCGCATAATTGTATGGAGCCCATGAATTTTTTCGCGAATGTTTCCAATGGAAAAGCGGAATTAATTGGTCCTATACAAACTCCGGAATATGCTGAAAAAAGCGTACAGAAGCGTCTTGGTTTGGATCTTGAAAATATTGACATCCAGATGACGCGAATGGGTGGAGGTTTTGGAAGAAGACTTTACGGTCATTTTCTGGTCGAAGCAGCGGTGATTTCAGAAAAGGTGGGTGCTCCTATCAAACTGGTTTATACACGTGAAGATGATATGACAAACGGTGTATACCGGCCGGCTTATCATGTAACTTATAAGGCAGCATTGGATGCTAATAAGCAATTAACCGCTTTCCATGTTACTGCGGGAGGTATTCCCGAAAGTCCGCTTTTCGCCAATAGATTTCCGGCAGGAGCTATTGATAATTACCTGGCAGAAAGCTGGGTGGTAGAATCCAATATTTCCGTTGGAGCTTTTAGAGCACCAAGGTCGAATTTTATTGCTGGGGCCGAGCAGTCTTTCCTCGATGAACTTGCTGAAGAAATGGATAAGGATCCTATTGAATTCAGATTAGAAATGCTGGAAAAAGCGAAAAATAAGCCAGTTGGCGAAAACAATGATTATGATCCGGAGAGGTATGCCGGAGTTTTGAAACTGGCCAGGGATAAATCAGGCTGGAATTCGAATTCAACGATGGCCAGAGGGGTTTCTGCCTATTATTGCCATAATTCTTATGTCGCCCAGATCCTCGATATGACCGTTGAGAATAATCAGCCACTTATCGATAAAGTGACCTGCGCCGTTGACTGCGGAATCGTGGTAAATCCTGAAGCTGCTAAGAACATGGTGGAAGGTGGTACGATCGATGGAATTGGTCATGCTTTGTTCAGTGAAATGACCTTTGCTGAAGGAGCTCCGCAACAAAACAATTTTGATGGCTACCGACTCATAAGACATAAAGAAGCCCCTAAAAAGATCGATGTTCATTTTGTAGAGAATGGGATTGATCCAACAGGATTGGGTGAGCCGCCATTCCCACCTGTTCAGGGAGCATTGGCGAATGCACTTTATAAAGCAACCGGAAAAAGGTTTTATAAGCAACCATTTATTACTGGGTTGCAGGGCGATCTTAAAACCTGA